The DNA sequence GCGTTTGGGGGTGTGGATGggggaattttttttcctgCTACAAGTGTTCTCTTTCAAGATAAGCTCCATTTACTTAAGCAGAGGAATGTTTCATGCTTGGTTGGATcgttttcattatataaaaataatacgtATTTGAATGTGCAAACATGTTTTCTTTAgttaaaattgtttttgttgtaTAACAGGTGGTACATATGTGGAGAAACAGCATTGACCCTCTGGACTTGCATACTGTACATTGGATACCTCAAGTCTAACATATTGAAGGCATGGTAAGTTACTTGTTATGCCTTAGAACACATCTTCATTTTCTGTGTCTATTTTGAAGAGGCCCGAGAGAGAGGGGTCAGCCAACCATGCTCACAGTATAAATACATACTACAAGTGGTTCCCGGTTCAAGTTGGGTCACGAGGGTGGTAGTTGTTATAACTGGAGAATCCttaacttctttttttttttttgtttcaaaattatcGGAATCATAGATAGTAGGAATGCTTCCCCCTTGTTTTCCAAATCTAAGATATAGCTGCTATTGATATGGCCATATAGTGTACTTATTTTTAGCTTGTCATGATAGAGAGCTCAAACGTATTTCCTTCAGGTGGGCAgatataatattgattttgctATTGGCTGCTCTCTCAATTTGTCTAATATTCCTGATGCTTCTGCTCCTTTTTCATAGGTATGTTTAATCCATTGAACACACATGCTCTTGTGTTGCCTCTTaaaaatgcaaatatttaaCTCGAATAATTGTGCCTCTGCCTGTATAAATTAACAGTTTCCTTATCATGACTAATCAAACCACGTACGAGCTTGTGAGACGGCGACGGATTGCATATTTAAGGTCTTCTTAACTCCGTCCTTTCTGATACCTTATTCTTTtgaattatactataattacaaataaGTGTATACTATACAGGGGGATTCCTGAGAGAGTGTATCCATTCAACCAAGGAGTTTGCAGGAATTTGTATCTATTCTGTTGTGCTAGAAGCAGCAGCATGTACAGATACAGATTGGAAACACTACCAACAGCTCAAGAACTTGAGGAGAAGTCCAGACCTTATACTTGCTACGATGTTCTATCGTGTCGCTGCTGCTGATGGAACCCGTCTTGTATTTTCGATCTGTGTAAGATGCAAACTGGGGCTGTGCGATGCTGTGAACATGTAGTTTCTCTGGCAAACATTATTTCCATTTGGTTCTTTGATGGATTTAGAGTGATGATGAGAAATTTCCCATAGTTTTACACTGATATTGAAGCAAAGGATCTTTTTAGTCCATTCAAATAGTATTCCAATGTTGTACTGTAAAACACAAGGCCCAAGAGCAGTGTAAAATCGATGTGTAATTTTGGTTACTGAATGCGTATGATCGTAAAATCAGCGTGTAATTTGGGTACTCGACATACGTCCATATTTCGGTCACCATACCTTTTTTACAAAGagattttattcaaaaaaatgaaacgatgaatattaaatatttaaacaataaGCAAACACCCCAAAcatgacaaaatttataaattgacaTTACTAGAAGAGTATtacaccaaaaacaaaatccaTGAGAATATCAActatcaaacaacaacatAAATCCGTAATCTTCTTATTATTCAAACATGAAAAAGTAAGACTTACTCAAAACTCATTAAGCAATAACTCAAAATCTGGCAATGAAGAAGCATAAAAAACACTCATTTCACaatcaaaaaccaaaatccATCAAGCATGATCATGCCTTGCCTGAAAATCCTTCATGAAAGCCACAAGCTTCTCCACTCCAGCCAACGGCATCGCATTGTAAATGGAAGCCCTCATCCCGCCAACCGACCGATGCCCCTTGAGCTGCACCATCTTCTCCTTAGCCGCCTCCTTCACGAACTCTGCCTCCAGCTCCGGCTTCGCCAGCGTGAATGGCACGTTCATCAGCGACCGAACGCTCTTCTCCACCGGGCACCGGAAAAACCCCTTGCTCCCATCAATTGCATCGTATAAGAGACTCCCCTTCTTcacattcttcttctccacCTCCGCTAGCCCGCCCTGCTCGACGAGATCCTCGAAAACCAGCCCGCACATGTAGATTCCGTAGCACGGCGGCGTGTTGTAGAGCGAATTGTTGTCGGCGTGGATCTTGTAGTCCAGCATCACCGGCGTGATCGCCTGCGCGTTCCCGATCAGATCGGATCGGATGATTACAATGGTGACGCCCGAGGGGCCTACATTCTTCTGCGCGCCGGCGTAGATCATGCCGAATTTGGTGACGTCGACGGGTTTGGAGCAGAAATTGGAGGACATGTCGGCGACGAGGAACTCGTTTTGGCCGGCCGGGGTAGGGTAGGACTTGAATTCGACGCCGTGGATGGTTTCATTGGCGCAGATGTGGAGGAATTTGGCGCCGGGGGTTTGATTGAGGGAATCGAAATTGGGGATTTTGGTGTATTTGTCGGATTTGCCGCTCCAGATGGATTTAGGGTTACAGTACTTGGAGGCCTCTTTGAAGGCCTTGTCGCCCCAGGATCCGGTGACGATGTAATCGACGGCGTCGGAGGGGCTGGCGCAGAGGTTGAGCGGCGCGGCGGCGAATTGAGTGGTGGCGCCGCCCTGGAGGAAGAGGACGGTGTAATCGGAGGGGATGTTGAGGAGGGATCGGAGATCTGACTCGGCCTTTTGGATGATGGAGAGGAACTCCTTGCCGCGGTGGCTCATCTCCATGACGGACATGCCGGAGCCGCGCCAGTTGTAGAGCTCGGATTGGGCTCGGAGGAGGACGTTTTCGGGGAGGGTGGCGGGGCCGGCGGCGAAGTTGAAGACGCGGTCGGTGGCGGTGGAGGTTTGGGTTTGGAGGGTGGAGGCGGAGCAGGTGATGGAGAGGGGACGAGTGGGGAGGGAGAGGGAGGTGGGGAAGGCGGAGATTTGGGAGGGTGCGGTGGGGTTGAGGTGGGTGAGGGGAGTGGTGGCGGCGGACGACATTGAGATGGACATTTTGGGGGAGAATTGGAAAGATGGCGGAGAAAGGAGATCTGAGTGAGTGCGAAAATGTGAGTAGGTTTTGGAGTGGGGTTGGTgggatataaatcaaaattcaatattgGATACTACTGCCATCCTCTATACGTTCTAATTTGGACCTTAATGAACACGGATAcgatcaaatgaaaattctaaatatcgTACAAACCCAAAATTATGatctcaattatttaaaaatatcaacagatcatAAAAAAGTATCAAcggaaaaatatcaatagataTTTAACAGTAGTCAAtgatgtgttgatattgtgttgacattaaaatcttgaaattttacactgttttaatattatgttaaaattatgttgaaactgtgttaaaaaattttgagtttgtacaatatataagtttgtattttatcatataCCCGTGCTCCCCCTCTTCCATTCCTAGGAGTTTGTCAccatttcaaatataatagtGCTACCGTATAGATTAAAAAACTaatgatttgtaattttattttatatattaatttagtaataaaataaaaataaaaatgaatgagtGGAAAGCCGAATGCaaattcaatacaaaaattagtaaaattaaaaggtagTGGAGTAGCATATTTTAGGGACGGGTGAAGGGAGAAAATTTCGAATTATATTTCGAATTCTGATACAAAAAGTTTGGTGATATTTTCTAGTGTATTTTATAAGCGGACATTAATCATTAATGTTCTTGTTTTGcgtcaattttattatttataatagagATATGGACACCTattatcattaaatttttaaaaagttgaatttttttcattactttgaaatatgcaaataatatcatgaactttattCCGAGTCATTATTTCccactaataaaaaattccggaaaatagtttcatgatatggatttttttttataatttctcgacaacaacttcaggagtttcaaaattttcaatatttgagaatagtttttcttgaagcacatcctccaaatttattctttaatctattaatatagccaaaaaaaatttattgatggaaaataacaaatccaagataaaattcataatattatttgttaatttcaaAGTTGGTGTGAAAAACAAGGTaaagtttgtaatttttcaCTACGCCAATAGGCGATTGCAAAATAAAGTGCGAAATGACTTTATGTAGGGATATTTAATATGGAAACCAGGCTAGTTGGCAgctgaaaaggaaaaaacaataatttagtaTTCCAGCTATAATTGTGACCTTGTGTCTAATAAATTActcctttttctatttctacAATTGTACTAATTAGTTGCTCACATCACATAATAATATGTTGacaattgatttcttttttttaaaaaaatttaagagcATCTATAATGGCTCTTGGACTAGAAACTAGAGTACTAGGACACCCAACTATGTAACAGTGGACTAAAAACCGGACTAGCACTAGGACTAgccacaataaataaaattaacaaattcatattataaattacaatcacgcaaataaggaattaaatttacgacactgATACGGGAAAtacaatcattttatttaaataaataaaagtacataaaaaaaacCTCCTACTTCCACACACGCGGCCCCGCCTCACTCGTCGCCGCCTTGGCCAGACCCGACCACATCGGAGTCCCCGACGCCTCCCCAAGGCGGGAACCCCAAATCGGCCCGCATACTCTGGatgagataaaaaagtaaCCCCTGCTCCACAGGGTCAGTCGTCGCACGCCATTCACATATGACAGCCAACATGCTCTACTGCGTTTGTGTACGTGCGAGGCTGGCGAGCTCGGTACCCGTCTGTCTAGAAGGGGCTGTCGACTGGACCTCCTGGGACCTACCGGTGAGTCCACTGGCTGCCCTTTGCGCCCTCTTTTGACCAACCGGGCGAGTGCGGCGAGAAAACGATGGAGTGGACGGGACCTCTTCGGCACTGTCGGGGAGCTCAAGGGAACCGGCGCTGCTGCTGTAATCGCCGGCGAGGTTCAGCCGCTGCTTCTTTGGCCAGCCAGCCTCAATACCCACCCGAATCTTCTCAGATTCCATCAGCACCTCATAGCAGTTCCAGTAGGTGAACTCCCTATGAACCCCCGCCAAGGGGAAGACATCCTCCGACATCCTCCTCACATCATCCATCGTTTGGCCACTGGTCTTCATGCGAAGGTTGTTGGCGTACAAGCCCGCAAATCGGGAGACCGCACTCCTGATTCGGTCCCACTgcttccggcactcctccccggTGTGTGGCTTCCCGTCCGGGTGAAATCTCTTGTAGGTTGCTGCAATTTTAGCCCACAAGTTGATGATCCTCTGATTGTTCGACTTCAGGGGATCATCGCAAACACTCACCCAAGCTTTGGACAATGCGATGTTATCTTCATCCGTCCACTTACTACTCCGTGCCTTCACCGCACCGCCGTCATCAGCCGTCTGCGACAACTCGCCGACCACCCCTTTGCCATTGCCCTTGCCATTGCCCCTCTTCTTCGGTGCGCTTCGACCTACTCCCCCTGTGTGAATGAGAGAGTCCGCATCATCGACTTCGTTCAACAACTCCTCTAGGGAGAAAGTTTCATTCCTAGTGAATTGAGTCTCCACTGTGGTCGATGTGTTGGAAGCAACAATCAAAAAGTCAAGACTGGGCCGATAAACATTGTCCCCCTCAGCATCCCCTGCACCCCCGACATCCCCTTCACCCCCGGCATCCCTTGCACACCCGACATCCCCTACACACTCGGCTGCCACCCCGGCATCCCCTGCACCCCCGGCATACTACTACCTCCCGCCATTCCTGGCATCATCCCCCCAAGGGTACATATTGTAGTACCCGTCCATCGGACCCCATCCACCTCTAACGAGGAATGTTGGAGTTTGCGACCCGCTCGTCACTGGAGAGTCGTTGTTGTTCTCCATTTCGCGATATTAATCtcgtacagaaatttagagaaagAGAAACTCGTAaacacaagtggtgcaaatgaaaacgAAGTTcaattatcattatatatagagtttcggacggaaaaaaaaaaatggtcgCTCGCCGTCGGCTCGCTGAAATTTCGCCTGCAATGGCGGCTAGCTCCCGACGATCGGCGCGAACTCGCCGATCGGCTCGCCGAAACGTCGCTTGCCGgacgcaatggtcggctagctgTCGCCGATCCGCTAGCCGGCCGGCTAGACGCCATTACAGATGCTctaactataaatatattgaacccatcttttatcaaattatgcgaactaaatactccatccgtccacaaaaaataggacacattTATCATTTCTGGCCGTCTACAAATAATAGAGCGcattcatttatgaaaagttttcaaaaaattaaaaaaaaatatttcaaaaaataataaccctacatATCAttctactaacactacttctcacttactttttctccttttctcttactatactttttctcattctctcttactttaccaattatacattaaaacccatgtCATACACTAgttactctattttttatggacggagagagtatatactCCACTAGATTGAAATGATTTACGAGTGatataattgatatattaaagtgttgaaacaaaaaatagtgATTATCACATAACAAAAGAACTaaaatttagtagtagtagttattaaaatagaaacacaaaAGTGTCCAATCTTGGGATCAATCTCAGctccataaaatatcatttcctTTGAAAAACTAATAGTAGTGAAAAGAACTCAAATTATTCCTAAAATTTATTCCATACCGTTCGtgtactagtattaaatttgacAGGTAATCAACATCTGAGATTCAAATTATTcctaatgtaaaataaataccATACCGTTcgtgtattattttaataaaaaattgacagGTAATCAAACATCTGAGATTCAACAAACAACTAACGGTCTTACacataattcaaattcaaaaacttcACTTAATTTGATGGCTCCAAATTTAGtcttttaaaatcaaatactcctATCATTTGGATAACAATTTAACATTGAAGTTAATAACCATACAAAAATACATTTCAGAAATGAAAAGAGATGGATGGTATTTATTTCCAATCAAATGTAAGTAAACAATCAGAAAGTGCAGAGTTTCTACACTTGTTCAAATCAGAATGAATAATTGGTAATTAATCCCCCTGGGGCAACTCAAAGTTGCTGCTAACCtggttatttaatttctctatGATTAATCTCTAATTAATCTCAACAACTAGTGCCCCCCTTTTCCCCCAattaaatttctcaattttggTATCAACACTGCAAATCAATCACATGTACTAGTTTGGTTAGCCTGTACAAGAAGAAAATGTGCTGGTTCACATCTTGCTGCATATCCATATTTAGATGTGTTGTACTTTCTGTGAACCCCGGTCAGCTTCCCCGTCCCGGCCCTCTCGTGCAGCCCCACCACCAGCCTCGAGCATTCcctgagaaaaaaaaaccgaTCTTTAGCCTCAAAACACAAGCATCACATCATGGGATGGGATAGAAGAAGACTCACAATAGTTGCTCTTCTGAGTAGCCTGTGTGCCATTGGCAAGTCTTGCTCCATTGCCCGCCACCATAGAGCGTTGACTGGGCCGTGTATATGGCAGCAGCCACGACGAACGAGGGCGGATACTTGAGCATCTCGTACTCCACTTGGCATAGCTCAATCAAGAAGAATGAGAGCATCTCAAGCTGTTAACACAAAACACACATTtagattcttgatttttcttgtTAGTGTTTGGTTTCCGAAACACATCAAAGATCGTTTATTCGACAAACCTTCTTGTCTGATTGAGCGGCTTTGAGGAATCTCCTCATGAAAACAAAAGGAGTTGGGACAGACATGTTGAAATGCAATGTGTTCAGCATCAATCTCTCCTGCAAAAATGTTACCAAAAATGAGTCTTTAAATGCAAAAACTGAATGAGTTGTGTTGTGATTTGATTAGTATATCTGAATGTACCATTTCAAGAACTTCCTTCCTTGTATAAGCTTTGTCCGAGATGAAGACAAGATCATCGACAACAGGAACCGAGACTTCCTCGTATTTGCAGGCTAGAAGCAAGGCGACCAAGCCGACTAGCTGCAGCTTCTTCCTCACCACGGATTGCTTCTCCAAGAACCGATCAATTAGATTGACCGTAAGAAACAATGTCTCTTCTCGTAGCTCGAATTTGTGGTGCACCTATTGATGATTAGTAGAAAAACAATAAGTTTcacaagattaagaaaacTTACCCTCTGAAGcattagtagtaattaattacctCTATAAGCCAGTCAATGAGAATGGCCCTCATTCTCTCATTTATGTCAAATTGTTGTGACATGTAGCATGGTGAAACACAGCTTGAACTCTgcaacacaaaacaaaaaaatatggaattaaTAAAGTCAGCATGTGGTGGATCTACAGCATTCAAAATTAGCATTTATGAAGAATAAAATGACAGCTCAATACCAACATGTGACAATTTGGTTATTTTCTAAA is a window from the Salvia hispanica cultivar TCC Black 2014 chromosome 1, UniMelb_Shisp_WGS_1.0, whole genome shotgun sequence genome containing:
- the LOC125214699 gene encoding G2/mitotic-specific cyclin-2-like, whose product is MAISDENNSVQIRPANVQQGGGEMEGRKFGGEIRANRRALGVINQNQHCVVNKRGFAESNGVCDKNGPVPAHRPITRKYAAQMAVSQHQCPEESKRPKTSSSGIEFTVWEDVPLTDADDNVADKDQPMPMLLERSEIEKDQMGEVEMEDIFEETVLDIDGGDAKDPLAVVDYVEDLYASYKKMESSSCVSPCYMSQQFDINERMRAILIDWLIEVHHKFELREETLFLTVNLIDRFLEKQSVVRKKLQLVGLVALLLACKYEEVSVPVVDDLVFISDKAYTRKEVLEMERLMLNTLHFNMSVPTPFVFMRRFLKAAQSDKKLEMLSFFLIELCQVEYEMLKYPPSFVVAAAIYTAQSTLYGGGQWSKTCQWHTGYSEEQLLECSRLVVGLHERAGTGKLTGVHRKYNTSKYGYAARCEPAHFLLVQANQTSTCD
- the LOC125205866 gene encoding phosphoserine aminotransferase 2, chloroplastic-like, which produces MSISMSSAATTPLTHLNPTAPSQISAFPTSLSLPTRPLSITCSASTLQTQTSTATDRVFNFAAGPATLPENVLLRAQSELYNWRGSGMSVMEMSHRGKEFLSIIQKAESDLRSLLNIPSDYTVLFLQGGATTQFAAAPLNLCASPSDAVDYIVTGSWGDKAFKEASKYCNPKSIWSGKSDKYTKIPNFDSLNQTPGAKFLHICANETIHGVEFKSYPTPAGQNEFLVADMSSNFCSKPVDVTKFGMIYAGAQKNVGPSGVTIVIIRSDLIGNAQAITPVMLDYKIHADNNSLYNTPPCYGIYMCGLVFEDLVEQGGLAEVEKKNVKKGSLLYDAIDGSKGFFRCPVEKSVRSLMNVPFTLAKPELEAEFVKEAAKEKMVQLKGHRSVGGMRASIYNAMPLAGVEKLVAFMKDFQARHDHA